The following coding sequences lie in one Miscanthus floridulus cultivar M001 chromosome 9, ASM1932011v1, whole genome shotgun sequence genomic window:
- the LOC136484165 gene encoding tropinone reductase 1-like, translating into MAAAGGNSRGERWSLAGATALVTGGSKGIGHAIVEELAGFGVRVHTCSRSAADLEACRRRWSEKGLHVTVSACDLAVRADRERLMETVKATFDGKLDILKLNKHLLRAPKLGEKR; encoded by the exons ATGGCGGCCGCCGGCGGGAATAGCAGGGGTGAGCGGTGGAGCCTGGCGGGCGCGACGGCGCTCGTCACCGGCGGTAGCAAGGGGATCGGTCACGCCATCGTGGAGGAGCTGGCTGGCTTCGGTGTGCGGGTGCACACGTGCTCGCGCAGCGCGGCAGATCTGGAGGCGTGCCGCCGGCGGTGGTCCGAGAAGGGCCTGCACGTCACCGTCTCCGCCTGCGACCTCGCCGTGCGCGCCGACCGGGAGAGGCTCATGGAGACTGTCAAGGCCACCTTCGACGGCAAGCTCGACATTCTG aaactaaacaagcacttacTAAGGGCACCGAAGCTGGGAGAGAAAAGATAA
- the LOC136484164 gene encoding noroxomaritidine/norcraugsodine reductase-like isoform X2 encodes MAAGSGIHRGERWSLAGAMALVTGGSKGIGHAMVEELAAFGVRVHTCSRSAADLEACRRRWSEMGLDVTVTACDLAVRADRERLMETVKATFDGKLDILVNNAAQLFPKPVAQCTAEDFSRCMAINLESCFHLCQLAHPLLLNASLAGGGSVVNVSSIGSLLAYPDVTLYGTAKDPSTAL; translated from the exons ATGGCGGCCGGCAGTGGGATTCACAGGGGCGAGCGGTGGAGCCTGGCGGGCGCGATGGCGCTGGTCACCGGCGGCAGCAAGGGGATCGGGCACGCCATGGTGGAGGAGCTGGCTGCGTTCGGTGTGCGCGTGCACACGTGCTCGCGCAGCGCGGCTGACCTGGAGGCGTGCCGCCGGCGGTGGTCCGAGATGGGGCTGGACGTCACGGTCACTGCCTGCGACCTCGCCGTGCGCGCCGACCGGGAGAGGCTCATGGAGACTGTCAAGGCCACCTTCGACGGCAAGCTCGACATTCTG GTGAACAATGCGGCGCAGTTGTTCCCGAAACCGGTGGCGCAGTGCACGGCGGAAGACTTCTCACGTTGCATGGCGATCAACCTGGAGTCGTGCTTCCACCTTTGCCAGCTCGCGCATCCTCTCCTCCTTAATGCCTCCCTCGCTGGCGGCGGAAGCGTCGTCAATGTCTCCTCCATTGGAAGTTTGCTGGCCTACCCCGACGTCACCCTCTATGGCACTGCCAAAG